The following is a genomic window from Actinomycetota bacterium.
TCGGTATAAGACGATTTCGACCGGAAGGGCCGTCTCAATTATCGGCTGTGAGCTATCCAGGCTTCTAGCCGACCGAATCTCCCACGCCAAGGTGGAGATCGTTAATTGAGCCTCACCGTCAGCTTCCGATCTGGCTTGCACCTCACGCATTATGCCTAAGGCCGCGTTTAACAAAGCCAGCAGGACGAGAGCCGCGATGCTCATCAACATCATAGTGACCATCAACTCAACCAGGGTAACACCTATCTCGCGATTTTTGGTCGTGTCTTTAGAAACTGTAGACAACGCTGCTTTGCACCCCCGCGGCGACGGTGACATTCCTAGGGTAACGCCACCCGTTTCCTCCCCATCTGTAAACCGTATAGTTCCCCGGCGGGACGTCTATAAACAAAACCTGTCCGGGCGCGTAACTTCCCGTGATTCCCGTCACGTCGACGGTGCCTCCGATGAGCCGAACTTGGACATTGTCACGCGGCGCGCCGCTTCTTGTCTGCGCAGTCACTAGAACCGATCCGGAGGTCGGATAACCTTGCAGGTAAGCATTGAGATTCGTATTTCCGCTCTGTGTTATCGTTATCAGGTTGCTGTACGGCTGATAACCCGCCGCCGTTATTACGATATCGTATTGCGCCACCTCGAGGTCGATCTCAAGAATTCCGCTTGTGTTGGTCTGCGCGTTTATAACGGTCCCGTCGGTCCGATCAGTCAGTGCCACATCGACGATTCCCAGTCTACCTGACGTTACCGCATCGAACGTCTCTAGGTGGAGATGTCCGGAAGGAGTCGGCTGAAGCGTGATGTTTACGGTCTGCGACCCGTTCGGCGCGACAATTACCGAAACTGGTGTTATTGTCGGACTATATGCGGCGGCGTCCGCCGAAATCTCGTAATTGCCCGGGAACAGAGAAGCCAAATCGAACAGGCCTGTCGCGGCGGTATATTTGATGTCGCCAAAATCGGCGTTGGACAAAGTGATCTTGGAATATTTGTTGATAACGGTGCCGCCGGGGTCGAGCAAGCGCACTATTAGATGGCCCGGTTGGTCTATCAAAAAGGTAACGGTGCGGGTCTGGCCAAACACGACGGTCGTTGTCTGGATTTCCTGATCGACCCTTACCACATAGCCGACTTTACTTATCTTCAGAGAGTAATCGCCCGGCGAGACACTGGCGGCCAGCTGCGCGAACAATGCCGATCCCTCACCGTTCGTCCAACCAGCCAACGGCGACGCCGGCCCGGTCGTAATGTCGATCCTGGCGTCCGACACGCTCGTCACTCCGTCGGACAAAAACGCCTTAGCGATGATATTCCCGCCCGTGATGGCTGATTCCTCCGATTCGGCTGAGATATTGGCCGACAGCTCAGCCAGGGGCTTGGCGACGCCTGCTTTCGTTACAGTCACCCGCGCGAGTTTGAAGTCATTCGGAAGAGCGTCTGTCCCGGCCGCGGCCGTCCCGTCCATCGGGTCGTCCACCCAGCTGATGCGGACGGCTATATGAAATACGCCTCCAGAGCTTTGCGCTTCGTCCCGGTCCGCCAGAAAGATGCCGTTGGGGTTTCCCCCGACTATGCCTACCTGGTTGTAAGACGTTTTGCGGATCCTTTCCATCTCCCGGCTGGCGACATTATCCGCGACCGCCCGCAATCTGTTATTGACGACATAGTTGGTAAGCACGAAATACAAAGGTAGGACGGCGACAAAAGCCAGAACGATCAAGGATAATGCCAGCAATGTTTCCATTAAGGTATAACCGGCTTGGCGTTTCAACCTTGCTAAACCTGACATATTAAGCCTGCTTTTGATAACGATAAGCTCGCAACACCGTCTGCTTATATATTATCGTCAGACTGTGTGGTCAGGTTTAGTTTCGCCTGGATAATCGCCTCCAGCGCCAGATAATAGCTGTCCGCGCCGAAACCAGAAATTTGTCCGACAGCGACGGGGGCTATCACAGAAATCTTCCTGAATTCCTCGCGGCTATAGATATTGGAGAGGTGGACTTCTACTACAGGTTTATCGATCGCCGCTACGGCGTCGCGTATGGCGATGCTGTAGTGCGTAAACGCGCCGGGATTGATTATTATGGCGTCGGCGTCGGTCGTCTGGAGCTTATCGACAATCTCTCCTTCATGGTTTGACTGGAATATCTCCAGCCCTACGCCTAATATGGCCGCTTTGGCGATCATCGTTTCGTTAATCTCATCGACCGAGGTTACGCCGTAAACGTCCGTTTCCCGCTGACCGATCAAATTAAGGTTCGGTCCGTGGATGACCAGGATCTTTTTCATTGACGCATCTCCTTTATCGTTTCCATTATAGTGATTTCGTCAACATCCCTGATAACCGGACGCCCAAAATCCTCCAGCAAAATAAACGAGACGTCGGAACCTGTTTTCTTCTTGTCCCGGCGCATCGCGTCAATCAAACCTTTGTCCGCAGCTTCAGTCAATCCGGCAACCGGTTCAAAGCCGGCTTTCTCTAATAATCTGTCGGTGGTTGCCGCAATCTCCGGGCCGCTGACGCCGAGTTTCTCCCCCAGCTTAGCGGCGAAACGCAAGCCTGAAGCAACTGCTTCGCCGTGGTTTACCTCCTGATATCCGGAGACCGCCTCCAGGGCGTGTCCAAATGTGTGGCCATAGTTTAATATGGCGCGGCGGCCCGTCAAATCCCGCTCGTCTTCGCCGACGACCTCCGCTTTAAAGCCGGCCGCTTTGGCGACGGATTCCTCGAGCGCGGCCTCTTCCCTTCTGACCATACCGTCCAGACTGTTATCGACGAAGGACAAGAAGTCCCCGCCGGCCAGCATCGCGCTCTTTATTATCTCGGCCGCCCCGCACCTGATCTCCCTGTCGGGCAACGTCGCCAGAAACGCGGTGTCTGAAACGACCGCCCGTGGTTGGTAGAACGCGCCGACCAGGTTCTTCCCCGCCGGCAAATCGACTCCGGTTTTTCCCCCGATACTGCTGTCAACCTGCGCCAGAAGAGTCGTCGGCACGTTTATAAAAGGAACCCCGCGCATATACGACGCCGCGACGAAACCCGCCAAATCACCGACGACTCCGCCGCCAACCGCGACAATGGCGCCACCACGGCCGGCGCCGAACTCGGATAAAGCCACAAAAACATCCTGACAGGTTTCAATAGTCTTAAACGCCTCGCCATCCGGGATTTCGATAAGGTCAAAAATGAAGTCTGAGTCTGCGAGGCTTTTATCGACCGTCTCGCTTACCAAGCGCCAGATATTCGCCGATGTGATCACGGTGGCCCGCTTAGAGGCTGTCACGCCTGACATAATCTCGCCCAGGGAACCGGCCGAGCCGCATCCTATTCGAATGTCATAGCTTACGGACTTGCCGGGAGGTACAGTAACCGTGATTTTAGTAACCAATGGCCTGAAATATTTCGTGTTCGACTTCGCCGATTGTTTTATCCGACGTGTCGATTATCATATCCGCGGCTTCTCTGTACAGGGGGTCTCTTTGCATGAGCAGAACTTCCATGTCGGCATAGCCGTTTTTTGTTTCCGCCAGCGGCCGTCCGGATCCGGACCCTATGCGCTCGAATAACACATTGGGTCGGGCATACAGATAGACGACAAAACCGCCGTCCTTTAGCATCTTGGCGTTTTCTTCTTTAGAAATGGCTCCGCCTCCGGTCGCGATGACCTCGCCTCTGATATGGGCCAGACTCTTTATCGTTTCCGTTTCAAGTTCCCTGAATTTATCTTCACCCAGGGTGCTGAAAATCGTTTCTATGGTCGCCCCGGCCGTGTCCTCAACCATCTTGTCAGTATCGACAAACGGGCGATGCAGGACTTCGGCCAGCCGTCTCCCGACTTGAGTCTTACCGGCGCCCATAAAACCGATCAACACTATGTTCCTTAGATTGCTCATCAGCGCGTTTCCTCTTTATATGACTCGAAGTTGCGGCGCGTCTCATCCACACTGTCACCGCCGAATTTTCTTAAGAATGCCGAAGCGATTTCAATGGCCGTTACCGCCTCGCCAACCACACTTGCGGCCGGAACCGCGCACACGTCAGCCCTCTCCTGAATCGCCTCGGCCGGCTCTTTGGTTGCGATATCCACCGTCGTCAACGGTTTTCCTAAGGTGGGGATAGGCTTCATCGCCGCTCTCAATATCAAGTTCGAACCGTTTGTAATACCGGCTTCAAGACCGCCGGAGCGATTGGTGGAACGGAAGAAGCCGCGCTCCCGGTCGTAAGATATCTCGTCGTGCGCTTGCGAGCCCAAACGAGTCGCCAGGTCAAATCCGTCTCCGAACTCGACGCCTTTGATCGCGGGGATGCTGATGATCGCCCGAGCCAGCGCCGCGTCCAGCCGGCGATCCCATTGCGCGTAGGTGCCCAGGCCGACAGGCAATCCAAACACTCCGACCTCGAAAACGCCGCCCAGTGTCTCGCCGGCTTGACCGGCTTCGTCAATAGCCGCCATCATGCCCGCCGCTGCCTCTTCGTCCAGGCACCTGACCGGGGACGCGTCGGCCTTGTCGTTGTCCGCCGGACTGTCCACGCCGGCGCGCGTTTTTACGTCTCCTATGGCGACAACGGCGCTCGCTATCTCGATGCCGAATTCGCTCAAAAGTCTTTTAGCCACGGCTCCGACGGCTACCCTGGCCGCTGTTTCACGCGCCGACGCCCTTTCCAGAACGTTTCTGATATCCCCGAAACCGTATTTGATCGCGCCCGCCAAATCGGCGTGACCCGGCCGTGGTTGGGTAAGTATGTCTTCGCTGAGTGGTTTAACCTCGACGTTCATCAGGTCCTGCCAGTTTACCCAGTCCTTGTTTCTAATGATGAGAGAAATCGGGCTGCCTAAAGTCGTTCCGCCGCGGATACCGCTTAAGATATCCACTTCATCGCGCTCGATCTTCATCCGACCGCCGCGACCGTAGCCAAGCTGCCGGCGAGCCAGATCCTTGTTAATGTCGTCCGACGTGACCGGCAGGTTCGCGGGAACGCCGTCAATAACTGTTACCAGCGCCAAACCGTGAGATTCGCCGCCCGTCAAAAACCTCAACATCTTAAACTCCAGGGGGATAATTTACTTGTTTTGTCAGCCTACATTAATTGTTTCGCCAAGGTAAATCGTATATTGGTTGTCGCCGTACTGAATGACGACGCTACCAGTGCCTATCGACAGCAGCTTAAAGTATTCCGCGAAGGTGTCGCCGACTCTCAAGCCCTCGTATAAAGTCCCGTTGACTTCGATCGCCGCGGACGCCCCAAGCGGAATCGTTACCAGTTTTACCGTCGCGGACCCGGTTGGGGCAGCCCCGGTTGTGCTGGTTGTCCCGTCTTTATTTCTCCCTACATTGCTGGGACTACTGGACGATCCGCCAACCAACGGAGAAAAGGGGTCCTTGTTCTCATAAATCTCGTAGCCCTCGATCTTCCCGGCGGGCGTGGGCGTTGTCTGTTGGGTTTCAGCTTTGGTTTTCGACGACGGTGTGGTTTCTTTTTGAAACTCGCTTCCGGTCGGCGTGGCGGCCAGGCACCCGCCCAGCGTAAACGATATTCCCAGCAGGGCGCAAATCAACCATATCGAGACAGTTCGCTTTCCGTTAACCCTGATCATTGGGCGGCTCCTGTCGATGAACCGCCTGCGCTAGTCGCGGCGCCTTGAGCCGATCCTGTCTCCCCTGTAGTTCCGCTGGGGGCGGCGGTTTTCGCGCCGGTAACGCCGGGGGAAATTATATATGCGTTGGCTTTTACCGTTACCTCGATGTTCGGCAACTTAGCCTTGCCTTCCTTGACGTCGATACCGGTTACGTTGATAATCCGCTGTAGCTTCTCCAGTCTGTAGATGAAGTCAAGGAGCGAGAAGAAGTATCCGTCTATCTGCATTTCCATCGTCACTTCTTTAAAGTCCGTCTTCTGGACCGGATTCGAAGGTTTAATCGATAACAGCGCGATACCGGATTTTACTGAGACATCTTCAATCTGGACGAGCAAGGCCGGTAGTTCCGCGCCGCTTTCCGGTGCCTTCTTGTCCAAGCGCAAGAGTTCGTTGTCGGTTTTGCGGCTGGCTTTCTTGAGCTCTTCCAGTTGGCTGTATGTAGCCTTTGAGCTGTTTAGCTCGGTCATCGCCGACTGTTCCTCGACTCCCAGCGTTCCCAGCCGTAGTATCTGCGGAACAACAAAGAAACCGATAAACAAGAGCAGTATCGCCGCTAAGATTACACCGATCAATGCTATTTGTTGTTTTGGAGTCAGCTTAAAACTCATGGCGTCGCCTTGTTTGTGGTCGAGGTTTCTTTGAACTTGGTCAAATAAACCGTCGTCTGAAACTCAATGACCTTTACCGGCTGCGCGGCCACGGCCGTAGGCGCGGACGTGGTTTCAGCAGCCAGCGTCTGTTCCGTCGCATAATCCAGCCATACGCCCCGGAACTGGTTAATTTCGTTCAAATGAACCAGCCATCTCGCGACCGCCGCGTGGTTAAACGCGTAACCGATGATCGTAATCGGAGGCTTGGGCGCGGTTTTCGCCGCGGCGCCGGAAGCTTCCTTAGCTGTCAGAATCTCGCCCAGGTCCACCTTGACGCTCTTTAACCAGATGTCGTTTGGCACGACCATGCTGATATCGTTCAGGATGCTCGACCATTGAACCTGGTTCTCGGTCATCTTTACGATAATCGCCTGGCGTTCGTCCAAGGCCTTCTTTCTATCCTGGTACGGCTTTAACTTCTCTGTATATTGCTGAACTTTAACGTTTTCGCTTTTGATTATATCGACGCGCTCGCTGGCCATCATGGCCTGGGCTAACGTGATTAAATATACCGCTAGGGCAACCCCGAAGACCGCGGCGAAGACGATTCCCATGAGCGCGATAATCCGCCGCGATTTATGTTTCTCAACTACTTCAGGTGGGATTAGGTCTATGCGGGTCATTTCTCGGTCTCCCGTAACGCCAATCCTATCGGCACGGCCAACGCCGGCTCGATTTCCTGGAACTCGGTTTCAGTCAGCTGCATTTTCCCGACTTTCACGTTCTGTAGGGGCATGCCGTACCTGACATTGATCTGCAAGGCTTTTTCCAGTTCGTCTCGTAGCCCGCCGATCTTCGCCCCACGCCCGCTAAGGACGATTGATTCCGGCGGCTTGCACCCTGTCTGGTCCAAACAGTAGTCTATGGACCGGCGGATTTCCCTGACAAACGATGCGATCCGGTTGCGCAGAATCTCCTGGGCCGCTTCTTTCTTCTCCAGCGAAGGCTTGGGAATCGCGGGGTTTTCGCTTTCCGCTAGCGAAATCTTCAACTCCTCCGCTTCTTCCTCGGTGATATTCATGTTATCGGCCAGGGCTCTCGTAAAGTCGTTCCCGCCGAACAGAAGAATTCTGACGAAGTATGGCAGACCTTCCTCGACGATAATCATGTTGCTGACGCCTGCGCCGATGTTCAACAAGCAAGACGTTTCCAGAGCTTCCTTGGCTTGTTCGTCGGATGGAAAAGCCGGCAGACGCGGAATCAACGAGCGCATAAGCGCGAATGATTTGACATCTATGGAGGCCGGGTACAGACCGGCGCCCGACAATGCTTCCACAAACGATTGGATCATTTCCCTCTGCGCTGCGACCAAGAGCACTTTGATGTTTTTCTCGTCCTCTTTGACTTGATATTCCTTAAGGATCTCGAAATCGATAATGGTTTCTTCCACCGGCATCGGGATGTAGTCGGCTGCCTGGAATTTGATCGCGCCCTTGAGCTCTTCATCGCTCATTTGCGGCATATCGATAACGCGCACGATTACTTTTTGGTTGGCCACGCCGAGGACGATGTTCTGTTTCGGGAACTTGTTCTTAGCCCAAAGGTCTTTGAGGATGGCCGAAACCGCTTTGGCGTCGGCTATTTCGCCGTCGACAACCAGGTTTTCGGGAATGCGGACGATTCCGACCTTGTCTAATACCGGCGGTTGCTTGCCTGTTTGAATCTCCACCACGCGAATCGACCTGGTCCCTATGTCAAGACCTATGGCCTGCGTCGGTTTGCCTAATGAGAAAAGCGCCACGTTAACCTCCGCGGGCTGCGTTTGATTCTTTGGAGAGATACTTGTTGACGGCTAGGGATTTAATACGGTAGCCGCGACCGACGCGAACTGCCGGAAGCTGCCCCACTTTGATTAGCCGGTAGACCGTCATCTTTGAAACACGAAGATGTGTCGCGACCTCAGATACCGTCATCAGCGTCTTCATTAAGCCACCTCATGTGTATTGCCTGCTCAAGCTACACTTAGGAATATTATCACTAGTTAACATTAGTTGTCAATCGTTACCAGTTCTTAACAACTGTATTACCTCGTTAACACGAGTTAACATCAGTAACATCGGGCAATGCAAGTGAACACTTTAGTGTTTTCTTGGTTTTTTTATGAGCATTGCGGGGACGCCATATTAGATAGTAAGAGCTAAATTCTTTCCAGCGGCCGGTTACCGCTGACCGTTGTCTGATTATTCTTCTCTTAGAATATTCGACAGGGCTTCCGTTGGCTGCATGGTGGTTCTTGAATTGGTCTATAAAGCTTTCATTCGCACCTGGTAACCTTTGCATCCTTCGTCTTCGAGTTTAGGTTCGAGCATCCCTTTCAGTTTTCAGATGCGGAGGGCTCACAGTCTCTTCAAACTTGGCATATTGCCTGGTTAGCTGCCTGTTGGATAAACCTTTATCCGGCCGATGCTTGTGGTTCTGATTACCATAGAGCGCTTGTTGACGAGCGCAGAGAACAAAAGCGGCACCCGTGCCCGACTCTCCACCTCAACATATACTTCAGTGTTAACAACTTTGACGTCTAACAGCTCCGCACCGCACAAACCATCCAGGTTCTTCTCTACCCATTCCATGGCATCTTCATCGGAGGCATAGTTGTTTCGCGACCCGGATTCCGCCGCCTCACGTAGATCGATTTCCTCAGCAACCTCACGCGCCGCGACGTCACTTGCCTTATATAGTTCCGCCTTAGCCGCCATCACCCGCCCGGCATCAATGCTCCACCCCATAAACAACAAAACCACCGGCATTATCGCCACAATCAAAACCGTAATTGACCCTTCTTGTGGCTTATGTTCTAAGTTCGTTCTCTTTTTACATGCATCAATTATTTTCATTTTACGTCCATGATTTTACGGACACATTCCCGGGAATGTGTCCGTCGACTAATGGAGATATTTCCTAAAGAGACTGCTAAGGTTGCCTAGCATCACGTCCGTGACCACCCGACTGTCTTTGTCTTCTATTTCTCTGTTAAAGGAGTGTATTACAAGAAATAGCAGCATTTCATTCCTTAACGACAATCTGACCTTGCGAACTCTATAATAGATAAACGATCCCCTGTTTCTATAGGTAACAAATCCGGCTTTGTTCAGGTCGCTTAGATTCCGCGAAACTGTTTTAACAGGCCACCCGCCCCGAATGCTGATTTCACCAACAGTTAGCGGTCCTGTATTGTTGAGCATTTCAAGTATCTCCAAACGTTTTCTGAAGCCAAGGACTTTGAAAATATTCGCCAAATCATCAAGTTCGTTCTTCTTTGTCATTTTCTCCTTTGCAAACATCAGGACACATTCCCGGGAATGTGTCCTTACTTTTAAAAACTTACACTTCCGGTGTCTTGGAGAGAACGTGCAAAAGGCAG
Proteins encoded in this region:
- the aroQ gene encoding type II 3-dehydroquinate dehydratase; this encodes MKKILVIHGPNLNLIGQRETDVYGVTSVDEINETMIAKAAILGVGLEIFQSNHEGEIVDKLQTTDADAIIINPGAFTHYSIAIRDAVAAIDKPVVEVHLSNIYSREEFRKISVIAPVAVGQISGFGADSYYLALEAIIQAKLNLTTQSDDNI
- the aroB gene encoding 3-dehydroquinate synthase, with protein sequence MVTKITVTVPPGKSVSYDIRIGCGSAGSLGEIMSGVTASKRATVITSANIWRLVSETVDKSLADSDFIFDLIEIPDGEAFKTIETCQDVFVALSEFGAGRGGAIVAVGGGVVGDLAGFVAASYMRGVPFINVPTTLLAQVDSSIGGKTGVDLPAGKNLVGAFYQPRAVVSDTAFLATLPDREIRCGAAEIIKSAMLAGGDFLSFVDNSLDGMVRREEAALEESVAKAAGFKAEVVGEDERDLTGRRAILNYGHTFGHALEAVSGYQEVNHGEAVASGLRFAAKLGEKLGVSGPEIAATTDRLLEKAGFEPVAGLTEAADKGLIDAMRRDKKKTGSDVSFILLEDFGRPVIRDVDEITIMETIKEMRQ
- a CDS encoding shikimate kinase, producing MSNLRNIVLIGFMGAGKTQVGRRLAEVLHRPFVDTDKMVEDTAGATIETIFSTLGEDKFRELETETIKSLAHIRGEVIATGGGAISKEENAKMLKDGGFVVYLYARPNVLFERIGSGSGRPLAETKNGYADMEVLLMQRDPLYREAADMIIDTSDKTIGEVEHEIFQAIGY
- the aroC gene encoding chorismate synthase, translated to MLRFLTGGESHGLALVTVIDGVPANLPVTSDDINKDLARRQLGYGRGGRMKIERDEVDILSGIRGGTTLGSPISLIIRNKDWVNWQDLMNVEVKPLSEDILTQPRPGHADLAGAIKYGFGDIRNVLERASARETAARVAVGAVAKRLLSEFGIEIASAVVAIGDVKTRAGVDSPADNDKADASPVRCLDEEAAAGMMAAIDEAGQAGETLGGVFEVGVFGLPVGLGTYAQWDRRLDAALARAIISIPAIKGVEFGDGFDLATRLGSQAHDEISYDRERGFFRSTNRSGGLEAGITNGSNLILRAAMKPIPTLGKPLTTVDIATKEPAEAIQERADVCAVPAASVVGEAVTAIEIASAFLRKFGGDSVDETRRNFESYKEETR
- the pilO gene encoding type 4a pilus biogenesis protein PilO — encoded protein: MSFKLTPKQQIALIGVILAAILLLFIGFFVVPQILRLGTLGVEEQSAMTELNSSKATYSQLEELKKASRKTDNELLRLDKKAPESGAELPALLVQIEDVSVKSGIALLSIKPSNPVQKTDFKEVTMEMQIDGYFFSLLDFIYRLEKLQRIINVTGIDVKEGKAKLPNIEVTVKANAYIISPGVTGAKTAAPSGTTGETGSAQGAATSAGGSSTGAAQ
- a CDS encoding PilN domain-containing protein, with amino-acid sequence MTRIDLIPPEVVEKHKSRRIIALMGIVFAAVFGVALAVYLITLAQAMMASERVDIIKSENVKVQQYTEKLKPYQDRKKALDERQAIIVKMTENQVQWSSILNDISMVVPNDIWLKSVKVDLGEILTAKEASGAAAKTAPKPPITIIGYAFNHAAVARWLVHLNEINQFRGVWLDYATEQTLAAETTSAPTAVAAQPVKVIEFQTTVYLTKFKETSTTNKATP
- the pilM gene encoding type IV pilus assembly protein PilM, with translation MALFSLGKPTQAIGLDIGTRSIRVVEIQTGKQPPVLDKVGIVRIPENLVVDGEIADAKAVSAILKDLWAKNKFPKQNIVLGVANQKVIVRVIDMPQMSDEELKGAIKFQAADYIPMPVEETIIDFEILKEYQVKEDEKNIKVLLVAAQREMIQSFVEALSGAGLYPASIDVKSFALMRSLIPRLPAFPSDEQAKEALETSCLLNIGAGVSNMIIVEEGLPYFVRILLFGGNDFTRALADNMNITEEEAEELKISLAESENPAIPKPSLEKKEAAQEILRNRIASFVREIRRSIDYCLDQTGCKPPESIVLSGRGAKIGGLRDELEKALQINVRYGMPLQNVKVGKMQLTETEFQEIEPALAVPIGLALRETEK
- a CDS encoding helix-turn-helix domain-containing protein, whose translation is MKTLMTVSEVATHLRVSKMTVYRLIKVGQLPAVRVGRGYRIKSLAVNKYLSKESNAARGG
- a CDS encoding Tad domain-containing protein, with protein sequence MKIIDACKKRTNLEHKPQEGSITVLIVAIMPVVLLFMGWSIDAGRVMAAKAELYKASDVAAREVAEEIDLREAAESGSRNNYASDEDAMEWVEKNLDGLCGAELLDVKVVNTEVYVEVESRARVPLLFSALVNKRSMVIRTTSIGRIKVYPTGS
- a CDS encoding metalloregulator ArsR/SmtB family transcription factor, with protein sequence MTKKNELDDLANIFKVLGFRKRLEILEMLNNTGPLTVGEISIRGGWPVKTVSRNLSDLNKAGFVTYRNRGSFIYYRVRKVRLSLRNEMLLFLVIHSFNREIEDKDSRVVTDVMLGNLSSLFRKYLH